TCAACGGACTGAAAGGACTGGGTAAATGGATCGGTGAAGCCCTGGGCAAACTATGGGACTGGATCAAGGGTGCCGCGTCGACCGTCTGGAACTGGATCAAAGGTGCGCTCTCTTCTGCCTGGGATTGGATCAAGGGCGCGGCCAGCACTATCTGGGAAGGCATCAAAGGCGCTGCAAGCGCTGCCTGGGACTGGATAAAAGGAGCTGCTTCCACCGCCTGGAACTGGATAAAGGAAACAGCTAGCAAGGTGTGGGAATGGACCAAACAGAAAGCAACTGAATTCTGGAACTGGTTCGCAGGGGACGATGGCTTCCTGGAAGACTTTCTCGAAGTGGTCGGTCACCTTACCTGGGGACTACCCGCTACCCTGGCAGGCTTCCTGTTCAGTCTCTTCAACTTCACGATCGGTAACCTGATCGTAGCGATCCACAATGATTCCGCAGCAGCCAATGACCAGTGGGAGTATGCGAGTATTTCCATCGGCGGACCTAATAACGAGAATGATATCATCGGCAACTACGGCGGCATCCTGAATGTGGGTGGACTCAGTGAAGCCGTCACCCTGGGCCCTTTTGTATTCTTCCAGGGATCAGGTGCCGCCGCGACAACAGCAGGTGCTACAAGTATACAGGACTATTACGCAAACCACGAAACACCACAGTCCATTTATTTGTCCAACACACCACTCCGCACCGCCGATCATGAAGAAGGGCATGAAGACCAGAACCTTTTATATGGTCCGTTCACATTGCTGTTCGGACTGATATTCAGTCTGCTGCCTAACGGCCTCAAATCACCGCACAACAGCGGATGGTACTGGTATGACCGGCAGGCTAATAAGTGGTCAGGTGGTAACAGCATCGCTCATCCAAATACGACCGTACATCCATAACATTTCCATTCATACTTAAACCTCAAAAAAATGACAGATCCTACCAACTTGGTTTGCAGGGTATATGGTACCGTAACCGACGCGCAGGGCATTCCTGTTTCCAATATACTGATCCGCGCCTTTGACCGCGATCTACGCACCGAAGAACTACTGGGAGAAAAGCTGACTGACGATACCGGTAAATATGAGATCATCTATGATCCTGCCTCCTTTAAACGGGCCGAAAAACGGTCTGCCGATCTTTCACTGAAAGCATATGATACGTCCGGAAAACAGCTGCTGTACGAACAGACGGTAGACCAGATCGTCTTTAATGCCCCCCGTGAAAAAAGGGTAGACATCACTATACGTATAAGGGCGAAACGACTGGAGAATGAATTTGATATCATCCTGCGGACATTGCCACCACTGATTGAAAACGTTCCGCTTGTCAGCCTGCAGGAAGACGCGAAAACACGTGATATCACCTTCCTTTCAAAAGAAACTGCTATCTCCCCCCGATGGCTGCAATATATCGTTGTAGCGCACCGCGTACAGGAGATCTCCAGGATAGATGCCGCATTCTTTTACGGTCTGCTGCGCAAAGATACCCTACTCAAACTGGACCTGGCTAAAGCATTCAATGCCCGGGTACAGATAGATATCAATACGGATACCAGGTCGGTACTTTATGACGCCGCTCTGGCAGATGAGAAGCAGATGGATGCAGATATCAGAACTGCCATCCGGGAAATGATCATCCCTGAACGCGCAGCCGGACAACTGCGGGAGATCATGGCGATGCTTGGTCAATACCGCGACGAGGCTCGCCGGTTTGAAGAAGAAGAAAGAAGAAAACGGATTACGGATACGCTGACCAATTTCCTGATGAAAGATAAGCTGGGGGAAATGCAGCAGCTCTTCGATGCGAACAGACAGGACTTCACCAAATTCCTTGATGCGATCTCCGCTGCTGACTTCTTTGCCACGGCCGAAGATAAAAAACGGGGCCAGGTAAATCTCGCCCTGGGTAATGTGTTTGGCTTCAATGATCAGATCATCAACACGGTTGCCTCCTCACAGAAAATAGACAAACCATCGGATATCAGGAAGCTTGCAAAGCTGAACAGTGCCGGATGGCGGGAAGTACTGACAAAGTCTGCCGGCGAACTAAACGTAGATCCTGCGCTGATCAGGGTACATGCCGCGGCGCTCGCACGCAAAATGGAGACGGCTTATCCTACACAGGCGTTCACTGCACAACTGGAAAGGGCAAAGGAAAAGACGGGGCCACAGCATGATGCTATCGTAAAATTACTCACGGAGAACGAGGACTTCGATCTGCAACGTTCTAATATAGACACCTTCTTCCGGGATAAAGGCATAAGGGACATCGCTGATACTGCGCCTGCACTGAAAGAGCTGAAATCAATGCAGCGTGTGTTCAAGCTGGTACCAAACTATTCAAAGACCACTGCCCTGCTATCACAAAAGGTGCATTCTGCACAAAGCATCGTGGCTACCGGCAAATCACGTTTCGTACAGGAAGTAGGACCTGCTGCTGGCATTTCCGAGAAGGAAGCCACGGCCATCTACAATAAGGCCAGCAACATACAGGCGGCCTCTATGCTCGTTGCGGGAGAACTCCGGGATACGATCACCAGTATGGATATTGCTGCGCTGAATGTCAACGCACTTGCCGCCAAACTGAAAGCTGTCAGCAAAGACTTTCCAAATCTGAAGACGCTCTTCCAGTTATCCGACATGTGTGCCTGCGAACATTGCCGTTCGGTATACAGCCCTGCCGCTTACCTCGTAGAACTGCTACAGTACCTCGACAAACGAACGGTGAGGAACCTGGACGTGGACCCGGACGCCCCTGTACGTATTGCCAAAGACGTGCTTTTCGAAAGGAGGCCAGACCTGGGTGAGATCGACCTCGGATGCGAAAATGCCAATACGCCACTGCCTTATATAGACCTGGTATGTGAACTGCTGGAAGAAGCAATTGCCCCGGATGCCGGTATCACTTATAACGGTGCACTCGCCAACGGCAAGATACCTGCCGCATTGCAGACTTTACTGAATACGAACAACATCCCTGTCACTGACAAGGCGCTCGTATACGAACCGCTTGATCCCGTGATCAATCCTGCCTGTTACCTTCGGGACGAGGGTGTTGTATGTAAGCTGTCGCCTGTGGCGGCAAACCAGTGGCTGGTAAAAAGGCTGCATCAGACATTCGGATCCGCCGAAGAACTGGCCGCTTCGCCCGAATATGTGAATGAGAATGCCTACACTATACTAAGCACACAGCAATTTGCGTTCACACTTCCCTTTGACCTGCCACATACTGAAGCACAGGCTTACTTCTCCCGCTTCGGTATCAACAGGGCCACCCTGATGCAGGACCTGCGGAAAGGCACTACTCCTCCTGATGAGACTATTGCCGCTGAAATACTGGGACTGACAGCACAGCAACGGAAGCTGATCATCACTGCCGATGCCGCCAATCAGGAAAACTACTGGAATACCGGCGCCCCTAACGTCGTGGATTATATGAAGGTCGTGGACAATATGCTGCAGAGAACAGGACTGACCTATGCTGCATTGAACAACCTCTTGTCACTGACGTTCATCAACCCTGACAATAAACTGTTCATACAGCACCTGGACACCGGATGTGATACGACAAAAAAAGAGATTGCCAATCTGGATGAAGCCGCGCTTGACCGTATTCACCGCTTCCTCCGGCTGGTAAAACTTACCGGCTGGAAACAGGAGCTGCTGAACGAAGTGATCATGCAGACAAAGCTGGGCAATAAAACGCTGGATGATTCCTGTCTGATCACCCTTTCAAAACTACAGACCATCAACCAGACCACCGGCATCAAGAGAGAAGAGCTCATTGGTTTTTATGGAGAGGTCCCTCACACCATCATTCCCAATGCGACTGTCAAACCACTTTATCAGCAGGTATTCCTGAACAAAGCCACAACAGGCTTCCTGGATGAAACCCTGCTGCCGGCATTGGTAGATGGCAGTACCACACTAAACGATCATGCGGTGAGCCTCGCTGCCTGTTTGCAGCTCTCTGCACTGGACTTCAGCCATATCACCGGCGCGATGGCCAATATAGACCTGACCTTCGCTAACATCAGTCATGTTTTTGCCGTGGCCCGGCTTTGCAGAAAAGGGAAGATCGCTGTCAGCGACTATGGTGTGTATGTCACACTCACTGGTCTGGATGTATTCAGTAGTCCTGCTGTTACCCTTGACTTTATTAACCACATCAACATCGGCAAAAAAGCGCCACTTAAACCCGCTGATGTACAGTTTATGCTGCGACATGAAGCAGATAACCTGGCTGAACGCGAGATCGCAGATGAGAAGATCACCGCCCTCCTCACAGCGCTACAGGCAGGCTATCAGCAGGCTTATAATACGAACAAGTCCCCCTATGATGATCTGCTCTCCGCCGATGAACTACAGGAACCCCTGAAAAATGGACTGGCTAAACTGCCCGGCTTCACGGAAGAGATCACCAATAACTTCGTGAAGATGGCAAATAATACCTGGATCTCTCCACCTGACCCGGTAGCTGCTACCTATATCAGTGAGCAATTAACCCCTTTCTTCTCCACGGCCGTTATAACCGATATACAGACTTTACAGGCCGCCATCGTTGCCGCACCACCAGCTAACCTGGAAATGGCCCGTAAGGCATTTCTGGAGGCGCTTTTCACTGCCTTATCTGCCTACTTCTTTGTAGCTGAAAAGACGGAACTACTAGTCACCTCACTTGCCAGTACCTTCAAAGCGGAAAATGAACTGGTCACCGCCGTACTAAGTACTGCCAGACTGAAACAGCCTGCACCTGGTACCGCCCTGTTGCGGGATATTCTCTTGTCAGACACGCTGATTGACAAGATCACCGAACCGCCGGTACCGCCAGTGATCACACCTGGTGGCTTTACCCAGCTGTACAATGCCGTACGGCTATTACACAAACTCTTCCCCTTTGTAAAAGCAGTGAAGCAAGACCCGGATGCTATTGCATGGCTGATCAGCAACAGTCCCGCTCTCGGATGGCTGGAACCTGACAGTATTCCCTATGCAGCAGCCCAGACACCGGTTGCCTACACTACCTGGGAAAATTTTGCACAACTCCTCTCTTTATTGAATACCCTTACGCCGGTACCCAATCCGGGAGATGCGGAAAATCCGCTGACTTTCTTTTCCCTTATCACTATTTTACAGGATGGTGCTACCACGCGCCAGCAATGGCTGGACGCATTTGCCCTGCTCAATGGTTATGACCGGGAAGTACTGGATGACGCTGACCTGTACTTCGGCTTCTCTAATCCTGACCTGACACAATACCGCTTGGTATCCACCTGGATAAAACTGGCCACTGCCATGCAGGACCTGCGCATCCTGGGTACTAATGCCACCATCGCCAAGGAATTCATTAAACCGGCGCTTAGCAGTACGGATACCAGTCAGTTGCGCATGACACTCAAAGCGCGATATGAAGAAGACCTGTGGCTGGACACACTGAAAGAGATCATGAACACGGTACGTCCGCGCAAAAGAGACGCGCTTGTAGCTTATTTGCTGGCCACCACACCAGATGTACACTCACCAATTGACCTGTTTGATTACTACTTAGTGGATACCCAGATGGAAGCCATTATGCCTTCCTCCCGCATTGTACAGGCACACGGCACGATCCAGCTGTTCGTACAACGCTGTCTGATGGGACTTGAACCTACTGCTGCGGCAGACAGGAACAGCGATTCTGGCTGGAACCAGTGGAAATGGATGAAGAACTACCGTGTCTGGGAAGCCAACAGAAAAGTATTCCTGTATCCGGAAAACTGGATAGAGCCCGAACTGCTGGATGACAAGTCCTTCCTCTTCTCCGAAATGGAAGAGCAATTACTACAGGATGAAGTGAACGAGTTCACCACTGAAGATGCCCTTATCCGCTATCTCGAAAAGCTGGATGAGATCGCCTTTCTGGAAGTAGTCGCCGAATACTACCAGGCAGATATCTACACCCTGCACGTTTTTGCACGTACGAAAACCGGAGATCCGGCTACCTATTACTACCGCCGGCTGGAACAGGAACGTTACTGGAGCCCATGGGAAAAAGTAGACCTGGACATCACCAGCAACCAGCTGCTCGCATTCGTACACAATAACCGCCTATGTCTGGCGTGGCCGATCTTCAGTGAAATACCTAATCCTACTCACCAGGTGACCATCCCCGGCGTATCCGCGAATGAAAGCTCACCCAAAGACATGAAAAAGGTAGAGCGCAAACTCAAGATCCAGCTGGCCATCAGCCAGTTCGCCAATAAACAGTGGCAGCCTAAAAGAGTGTCCCGAAAGGGTATTCTGACGCCCGACAACTACACGACGGACAGTTTCGACTATGACGTCTATAACCTCCTGTACTTCGAGTTCTCGCAGCAGATCATGGTCTTCCACACCACCACCGAAAGCGTGCAGGAATATCATTACATGGACGGCTTATTTGACATCGCAGGTTGCAAGGGCTATCCCGAACTGACCAGTACCAAGCCAAACTGGTTCCCTGACTTCTTCCCGGACTTTAAAGACACCCTGCTGGGTTCCGACAGGTATATTGAGCAGAACCTGGATACCGGTAATGCCTTTTCCGTACGCAATGCCATCCTCTTCTTTAACTTCTTTGACCTGCTGACAGAGACCCCGGGTACCTTCCGGCTCAGCTATCCGCATCAGTTTACCTGGGTAGATATGCTGGCACTGCTTTACCAGGTACTGATGAAAAAACTCCTGGCTAACTTCACCGACCTGGGTGGAAGAAGCATCAAAGTGCCACTGGGCACGTTACTGCCTTATTTCTTTGAAGACAGCAAGCATAATTACGTCATCGTGCCCGGCTTCTATGGGATGGATAAAGATCCGCAGATAGGCACACCCGTTACCATCAAACGAACATACACCGATGTACTGAAATTGCTGGAAGCAGTCATCGCGCTGTATAACAAATACGTACAGGTCATCAAGGACAATCCCGGCATGCCGGCGGCCGACCTGGTTGCCAAACTGGTGGCTGACCCCGACTTCCAGGCGATCGTGGCTGAATGGAAGGTTTATACACAATTAAAGTATGGTGAACAGTTCCGTAATTTCTATCATCCGCTGTTATGTATGATGCGGAAAACACTGTACAAAGACGGCATTCCTGCATTGATGAAACGGGAAACGCAGCTGACCAAAACAAGCTTCAACTTCGCTGAATACTATAAACCTACCGCACTGATGCCCGGTCCGCTACCTGTCGAAGACATCGACTTCAATAGCGATGGCAGTTACAGCAGCTATAACTGGGAATTGTTCTATCATACGCCTATGATGCTGGCCACGCGGCTTAGCAGGGACCAGCGCTTTGAAGAAGCCCTGGTTTGGTTCCATTATATCTTTAATCCGACAGGCGCATTAGAAGGCAATCCACCCCAGAAATACTGGGTGACTAAGCCCTTCTATCAACGTCTCTCTCCGGAATACCTGGAGCAACGTATAGACAACCTGCTTACTAAGATCGCTGACCCTGGCACGCCCGAGATCAAAGAGCTGGAGTTTGCCATAGACCAATGGCGTACCAAGCCATTTATGCCGCATGTAGTAGCCCGTTTCAGGCCAGTCGCCTATCAGAAGGCTACATTGATGAAATACATAGAGAATCTTGTGCAGTGGGGAGATAACCTCTTCCGGCAGGACACCATGGAATCAATCACACAGGCGACACAACTATACATCCTGGCCGACAAACTACTCGGGCCTAAGCCCCGCATCATACCGCCGGCTGTGAAGGTGCCTTATGAAACGTACAACCAGCTGGAACCTAAACTGGATGCCTTCGGCAATGCCCTGCTGGAATTTGAGAACCTGCTACCAGATCTCTCCGTCCTGCCACATGGCGGAGATGAATTACCGCCACCGCCGATCACTATGTCCAGTCTGTATTTCTGCGTACCACCCAATGATCAGATGCTGGCCTGGTGGGATGTAATTGAAGACCGGCTCTTCAAGATCCGGAACTCACAGAATATCGACGGCGTAGAACGTGTACTGGCACTCTTTGCACCTCCTATTGATCCGGGTATGCTGGTACGTGCAGCCGCAGCTGGTCTGGACCTCTCCGTCATCATCGCCGGACTAAATGCACCGCTGCCAAACTACCGCTTCAACATCATGTCCCAGAAAGCAACAGAGCTGATACAGGAGGTCCGCGGATTGGGCAATGCACTCTTACAGGCCCTGGAGAAAAAGGATGCAGAAGCACTGGCATTGCTGCGCAATGAACTCGAGATGAAGTTGCTCAAGAGCATGCTGGATATGAAGAAGGTCCAGCTCAAAGAAGCCAAGCAACAAATAGAAGTACTGCACCGCACCAAAGCCATCACTGAAGAACGGGATGCCTACTTTACCTCCATAGAGCGCATCAGTGCCAGCGAACAGCTGAACCTTGATAAGCTCTCCGAAGCACATGACTTCCAGATGGCCGCCCAGATCGTACAGGCCACCGGTGCCGTATTAGGACTGATCCCTGATTTTGGATTCGGCGGACATGGATTCGGTGGTTCTCCTGCTGTGGATGTAACATGGGGGGGCAGCTTCCTGGCTGCTGCAGCCAATGCGGCAACAGGCGTACTGAATATCCTGAGTGGCGTGGCGTGCTACGAGGCCAACAGGGCGTCTATCCTCGGTGGTTTCGACAGGCGTTACAGCGACTGGAAACTACAGGAAAGACTGGCCAAACTGGAAATAAAACAGATCGAACAACAGATCGCCGCTGCTGAGATCAGGGTGGACATAACAGCAGCAGACATCAAGACGCAGGAACTACAGATCGACAACAACCTGAAGACAGATGAGTTCATGCAGGAAAAGTTTACTAATAAAGACCTCTACCAATGGATGATCGGCCGGATCAGTGCCGTGTATTTCAAAGCTTATAAACTAGCCTTTGATGTGTCTAAAAAAACTGAACGCTGCTACCAGCATGAACTGGGCAATACGGATACCTTCCTCCAATTCGGTTACTGGGACAATCTTAAAAAAGGATTGCAGACAGCTGATCAGTTGTTCTATGACCTGAAACGTATGGAAGCCAGCTACCTGGACGTCAACAAACGTGAATACGAGGTCACCAAACACATCTCTCTCTCAATGCTGGATCCCCTGGCCCTTATCAGGTTACGCGCCACCGGGATATGCGACTTCCAGGTGCCGGAAGCGCTCTTTGATATGGACCATCCGGGACACTATTTCCGCCGTATCAAAACAGTCAGTATCACATTGCCCTGCATAGCCGGACCATATACTTCGGTAAGCGCAAAACTATCCCTGATCAATAACAGGTACCGTAAGAACACCACCAAAGCTGTTGGCTTTACTGACGATAAAACGGCCTACGAAGAAGTGCCGGGTAACGACGACCGCTTCGTATACAACATAGGTACGATCCAGTCCATTGCTACCAGTAGTGCCCAGAATGATAGCGGCCTCTTTGAACTGAACTTCCGTGATGAGCGCTACCTGCCTTTCGAATATACAGGCGCCGTTAGCAGCTGGCGACTGGAACTCCCCGCGGGCGTACGGCTGTTTGACTACAACACGATCGCTGACGTGATCGTCCACCTTAAATACACCGCCCGCGAAGGCGGCAGCACTTTAAAAACACTGGCATCAAACACATTACAGGAAAAACTGGCGGAAATAGGTCAGGAACTGAATCAAACCGGCCTGCACCTGGCACTGAACCTCCGGTATGACATGCCGGATGAATGGAATCAGCTGAGAAAGAACGGCACGGTCAATATGCAGATCGCCAAAACAAGGCTCCCCTATTTCATGCAGGCATTTGCAGCCGAAATTGATAAGGTGACAGTACTGGCCAGATTTAAAAACACACCGGCGGTGGTAAGCGTCACCATTGAAGGCGCATCGCTGACACTGAATCCGAAACCGGAGTGGGGCGTTTTCCTCAATGAGACCATGACCATCGAACTGGATACCCCGTTCCTGCTCGCAGCAACCCCAGCGCTCATGAACGATATGGAAGAACTGGTGATGATCATTAAATATCAGTTCCCCTGACATCAGATTGTCATGGCACGCATAAACACAAAGGCGTTTCCCCTATAAAAGGGAAGCGTCTTTGTGTCTATCCATTCTGTTAAAGCGGTGTTATTGTGTGGATGCATGCCGGCGTAGCATCTTCCTGCCCGATCTCATCGTTTACGCCCCCTATCATCACATTATCAATCCATTGCAGTCTAAATATGTTATTGCTGACTTCCTTTTTAGCGCCTATGGCACTGCGCTGCAGCAGTTGTCCCCAAAACTAACCATCTCAGATCATAATACATTGTATAATTATCGGATATTATTTTGTAATCTTACAAACGTTATTACTTCTTACAACACGTCAAGCGAACCATGGGATACGCTGTATAAGTAAATATACTACTGGCGTATCAAAGAAGTGACATCTAAGCAATAAAGACCCAATTCCATTATGACTCGATCAAAAATAACAGGCACAGGTGCGCATATACCGGCTCGGAATATAGCAAATGATCATTTTTTGGGCAATATCTTCTTTAACAATGATCATACAGCGATTGAACAACCGGTTGAAAAGATCATCCAGAAGTTCAAAGCAATTACCGGCATAGAACAGCGGCGGTATGCTCCTGCAGGGATAGTTGCATCAGACATGGGCACCCTCGCCGCAGAAGAGGCAATACGCAATGCAGGAATAGACCGTGAATCAATAGATCTGATCATTGTTGCCCATAATTACGGAGATATGAAATCGCCGGGAGATCCGCGGGATATGGTCCCTTCTCTTGCCTCCCGGATCAAACATAACCTGGGTATTAAAAATCCGGAGTGTATCCCCTATGATATTATATTCGGTTGTCCTGGATGGCTTCAGGCCCTGATGCAGGCACATGCTGCTATCCGGTCAGGAGAGGCAGAAACCTGCCTTGTTATCGGTGCTGAAACGCTTTCACGGGTACTCGATGCGTCAGACCGTGACAGCATGATATTTTCGGATGGGGCTGGCGCCTGCATTATCCAGGCAAGCATCACTGGGGAGAGCGGGATCATAAATACGGCGGTGAGATCGGATACCAGTGAAGAACTTGGATATATATACTCGGCTGGCACCAATAAAGGGGACGAATCTGATACACGATTTATCAAAATGAATGGCCGGAAAGTGTATGAGTATGCACTGAAGTATGTTCCTCAGGCGATGAAGGCGTGTTTTGACAGGAGCGGGAGAAACATTTCAGACCTCAAAATGATCTTCCTTCATCAGGCCAATGACAAGATGGACGAAGCGATTGTACAAAGATTCTTCGAACTATATGGCATAACAGACCTGCCTGTAAACGTGATGCCCATGAATATCGCGATGATGGGCAACAGTTCTGTAGCGACCATTCCTACATTATTGCATCAGGTGCTCAATGAAGAGATAGGTACTTTTCAGCTGTCCGAAGGGGACTTAATCATGTTCGCGTCCGTTGGTGCAGGAATGAATATCAATGCGCTCACATACCAATGGTGAGGATAGTTTACCGGACGGCGAAAGGTATCCGAATAAAAGGAGGCTGTATTAAAATAGAAATGCCCCTAAAAGTCAGACGCTTTTAGGGGCATTTCTATTTTAATACAGCCTCTTTCGCTAATACAGCGTTTCGCAACGTCGTGGTGAAGCAGCTAAGTACATGTCAACCAGCAACCTTGTTTTAATGAAGCGTCCGCTCAAACGAACCTTGCAGTCGCGCTTGGTAATCAATCGATTACTATCATAGAACTGTCAAAAACATATCGAATCCCGGGCTAAAATTGCCTCTTTCACATTTCTTTAGCTTTTTCTTGGGTAAATTTGCATCATTATGTCAGAAACACGGCCGGACTTACCATCAGCCCGGCTTATTTTAGAAAAACCTAACCCATTCCATTAATGAAGAAACCTGTGTTTAAGAAAGTATTTAAGTTCACACTCATTGCCGGCTTATTTTCCGGAATTCTTTTTACCGTCGCTGCACCAACTGCAGGAAACAAAACAAGGATCGTCCGTCTTGCTGAGAACAAGCTGGATGAAAGACTTGCGATGTATACGACGCTGAAACTGGATTCCCTGGGATTGTCAAAGGAAGCATTTGCCTATGCATTAGCAGGCATGGAAAAACTTGGCAGGGAAGGAAAGTTGTCCAATCCTGATGTGCTTACCATCGCTGATTTCAGTTTACCGTCCAGTAAGAAAAGACTGTTCGTGATCGACCTGAGCAAAGGCGAAGTACTGTTCAACACACTCGTCTCTCACGGAAGGAATTCAGGTACTGCACTCGCAACTAACTTCTCCAATGCGCCTGAAAGCTTCAAAAGCAGCCTGGGCTTCTATGTAACCGGACAGACCTATAGAGGAGAGCACGGTTATTCGCTGAGACTGGAAGGTGAAGAGGCGGGCATTAATGACAACGCGATGAGTCGTGGAATCGTAATGCATAGTGCTAATTATGTAAGCGAACAGATCGCCAAATTACAGGGGTACATTGGCCGCAGCCTTGGTTGCCCTGCTATTCCTGAGAAAGTGCACCGGCAGATCATTGAAGTGATCAAGAACGGTACCTGCCTGTTTTTATACAGTCCGGACAAGGCATACATGGCTAACTCAAAGATGCTGCTGCCGACAGATACAACGGTAGTGTAACAGGAATTAGCGATCAGGAATTAAATTTTTTTGCCATCATATCAAAAAAAATGAGGCGCTTCATTGAGGCGCCTCGTTTTTTTTATACTTATACCTTAATCTGTGTAATATGATCAGTAGTATACTTATTAGCATGCTATACATCTTTAGTGATAACTAACCTTCCCTGTCCCCCACAATCTACACTGTATTTCAATTCTTAATTCCCCCCACTCCCCCTGGCCCCTCTTCAGACACACACAAAATGCGCTCAATTAGATCAATT
The DNA window shown above is from Chitinophaga agri and carries:
- a CDS encoding 3-oxoacyl-ACP synthase III family protein, yielding MTRSKITGTGAHIPARNIANDHFLGNIFFNNDHTAIEQPVEKIIQKFKAITGIEQRRYAPAGIVASDMGTLAAEEAIRNAGIDRESIDLIIVAHNYGDMKSPGDPRDMVPSLASRIKHNLGIKNPECIPYDIIFGCPGWLQALMQAHAAIRSGEAETCLVIGAETLSRVLDASDRDSMIFSDGAGACIIQASITGESGIINTAVRSDTSEELGYIYSAGTNKGDESDTRFIKMNGRKVYEYALKYVPQAMKACFDRSGRNISDLKMIFLHQANDKMDEAIVQRFFELYGITDLPVNVMPMNIAMMGNSSVATIPTLLHQVLNEEIGTFQLSEGDLIMFASVGAGMNINALTYQW
- a CDS encoding murein L,D-transpeptidase catalytic domain family protein, with the protein product MKKPVFKKVFKFTLIAGLFSGILFTVAAPTAGNKTRIVRLAENKLDERLAMYTTLKLDSLGLSKEAFAYALAGMEKLGREGKLSNPDVLTIADFSLPSSKKRLFVIDLSKGEVLFNTLVSHGRNSGTALATNFSNAPESFKSSLGFYVTGQTYRGEHGYSLRLEGEEAGINDNAMSRGIVMHSANYVSEQIAKLQGYIGRSLGCPAIPEKVHRQIIEVIKNGTCLFLYSPDKAYMANSKMLLPTDTTVV